CGCAGGAAGACTGGCTTCCTTAAGCTACTCCGGTTCTTGCACTCAGCTAACGCCAGGGGCTTCTTTGTTTCGCTTCTGCACGTAGCACGACGTGGCATAATCACCACCGCCACGGTGACAAGCATCGATTCGTCACTCGCCCGCGTCGCTTCACATCCCACGTCTTTTACTCAATTAATCTAAAGACCACACGGGGGCATCACATAGGCGTACAAACATAAACATGAAGAGCTAGTACCCTGTAATCCAGGACTATGTAACGGCGCCAGAATTACAGCATGATGCAATTAAACATTTTaagtgaacaacaacaacaacaaaaaaaggtaaTTCAGGGCTAACAAGTGCTAACAAGAACAGATTACAAGGCAAGCtctcttatttaaaaaaaaaaaatatgctagcagaacccatctcacgatgactgtcgacgttaacaCGATTAGGATTCGAGCAATGTAGTGGCACGTCGTACTGCTGAAGGCACCTTTATTTGAAACCTGTAGTGGTCATTCCGAGATTTCCATTGCTTCTGTTACATGCGACATATAATGTATGCGGGATCGGTCCACTTTGGTATGACACTGGCTCGCCAAATCGTACAATATACCGGCTTTGCAGCATATATGACTTGTGGTTGGTGGTGCTGGCACCTTTCTACACACACCTGTGGAGTGCATTGACTGAGCTGCGGCCTGCGACTATCGGGCACCAGCATAGTGAGAGTCGCACATTATAGTATTTTTCCCTTTAACTGTAGACCTTGACAAATTTTCCATGGCCGACAGTGGATGCGATGTTTTACGGGAGTTATTCCAAAGACAGATTGCAAGTGATTAGTCCGGCCATATACTGGCTCTAATTTATGTGGGTAATCCAAGAAAATACATGACCGGTTGGTTCAGTAAAGAGGGAAAATTTCTGATATGACAAAGTTTTCAAAAAACTGACGTCAGTATCGTGGGCCTGCGATTCTCAGGCAAAATTAAggttaatattgtttttttttaatttccgttACGACCAATGTTTGTGAGTAGCCTTCTGCGCTGTAACAAGCAGCTTTGTACTAAACCTACTCGGGTTTCTTAATGGGGCATGTTTGATGTGGATTCAATGTTATTGAGGCGTATTCTAATGTCGGACGTTCTAACGTATTGTAGAATACGGTTGAAGCTTCGTTTCGCGTTAGCTGAGTGCTGGTTATGCCTAATAAATCCAAATGCGCTGAAATGTTTTGCAATTTCAGAATAACTCTTATTGCAAATGAATACCTAAATTACTTTTTTAATCGGCACTTTTTTAATGTCTCGCGTTCTACCGTGTTCTTGAACGTAAAGCAAATACGAAAGATATTGTTTTAAATCTATTTGCATTACTGCGGATGATATATAGTGTTCTAACATTTTCATGTAATGTTAGTACATGAAATCGGTCTATAAATTGAAGTTAACAAAGGATGACCAGATTTATACGTATACCAGAATGACGTGAGCGATTTCCCACCTATCTGgggccgtattcacaaagctttccgtACCTTTTATTAGCACACGCCCAGTCTCcgaactcctttttttttttcccccgacgGCTGCACTCTAGATGAAAAGTTCTATAGCCAAACTTTctgcaaaacgagaacaaggtgatcTTGAATTTCCAACTCCCGCCTTCCCTGTGCTACCCAAACTTTGTGACACAAGCTGTTTCAACTTAACTTTGTTCTTTAATGTGTTGCTGTTGTCCTTAAGGTTTAGGAAATTAACGGTGATTGGGCTAACACGACCCCACGttcgtttatttttttaatattctaaGAACCCGCTTAGTTTGACCAGAATTTTTTTAAAACACAAATGCTGTCACAAGTTTTTCTTtagctttccatttttcaagttctttttttctgggACAGGTCTGAATAAGAAGGTGTTTCGCCACATCCTGTTAACAGGACCGTCTACAAGTAAGCTTGACTGTtctatttgtttgttcgtttttaATCTCTCAAATTTTGTAACGATACATCCAACTGTACTCATCTCTTCTCAGATGCCTTTCACATCATTAAACGCCCCTCGAAATCGAAAGACGTCGCCTCAAATCAGTGATATGTCTTCTCTCTTGTCCCCACGTACACATTCGCAACACGCGTTCTTCGTCGCAACAACACTGGGGAGCGAGTTTCTAGCACACGTTTATATAGATACATATAATTACAGCCAAATAGTGTTACACAACCATGCCCCCCCTCcaccataaaaaaaataaaaaaatatgcccGATGCAGTGAACCACGATGGTGGTTCTGATACGTTCTTtctctaagcacgaggtcgcggattcgattccCGGTCTCATACCGAAGTGAGAGGAATGCAAATATGCTCATGTACCTACAGATTTATGTGGTCGTTAAATAACCCCAGACGGTCGAAATTGAACCGGAGCCCTCTCACTACGGTGGCTTTCTTCATAGCCTCCGAGTTGTTTTGGAACGTTGTTCTCCATAGTTTGAAACCCGATGGGGGTACGGTATTTCAATGTTATACCCTAACACGATGACTGCATGGTTACCTgcgcgttcctttctttctttctttttgtgcgtgtgtgtgtgtgcgtgtgtaagtCTATTAATTTCCATTGATCGGGTAAAGGGGACCTGTGTCGACTAACTGTTTGGAACCAATGACACAGGAAGTGACACGACTGACAATAACCACACGAGCGACCCGGAAGAGCGCGAATCTTGAAAACGCAGCACGTGCCATAAATTAAAGCACCGGCTTGGACGTTGATTACTCAAGATTACGCTACGTAATGAGTGCTCAATATACCATGCTTCATGTACGCGATGGGGCACCCTGCCAGCACGCCTGTATATACTTCGCCCATTTTCCACTAAACACCTGCCCCTTCCCAACACGCAGCATTCGGTGACACGCTTGCCGGCCAACGAATGAGGACCGCTGGCgggccgcggctgctgctgctgctgctgctactgcagACGGCAGCGCTGGCAAACGGGCGGCCACAGGAGAGCTTGGTCGGCCATGCAAGCCAGCACCAAGAGCTGGCGGTCGTGTCGGGCCGCAGCTTGGTTCCCGTGCGCACGCTGGAAGGCGACGTGGCCTGGGTAGAGGCGCGCTTCCTCAACGAAACGCACATGAGGAGCTTCAAGCACCAGGCCAAGCCATTTGCACTCGTCGAGAAGGTGTCCATCATCATGCCCGTTTTGACGTTCCTTGTGCCCTTCTTGGTCTGGATGTTCTGCATGGTGATCTGCCTGCATCGGTCACACCAGAGGCACTCCTACTACTGAAGATGCGTGCAGGGTTGCGCAGAAAAAGCTTTTCAAGACAGTGCGACCACACGCGACAAAGGGCGCGCCCAGCTGCATGTTGCCGCTACACCATCGTGTCACCGAGCGAAGCAGTGGCATTGTACAGATCCACTCATTTGGAAGCACCGCATAGCGGAAACCCCTACCCGTGCTCCCGAAGAATAAAATCAGAACAATCCTTGCCTCGTTTTATTGAAACATTGCACAACTACCACACGACACAACGCAGACGCTGAGAAATTGCCCACGAGGTTTTTTTCGCTTGCCTTCTACGGCACTCCGGCCACACGAGGCGTCCAGACACTACATTTCTGGTTTGTCCACACCACAGCGTCGGGGAGAGGAGAGCTGGATTACTGAGACACATGCTGAAAGAAAACTGCAGGCGCCGTAGAGCCCTGCCACAGCCAGATGGCTTGTGGCCTCAGTAGCCTTTGCGGGTCGGAGCACGAAAGATGCAGGTGATCATGCAGCAGAGCCAGACGAGGAAGGGTACTAGAAATACGCTCACTGGTAGGAGTACCAATACCCAGTCCTGGAAGCCGTAGGGTCGGGCATGGTGAACGTGTGGTGGCGTCTGAAGCGATTCATTCACGAAATGGGCCTCGATCCAGTCCTTATCCCTCTCGAGTGTCTTCAGATCCACCACTTCACTCGCGGGATCGTTTGCGCGCCAGTCCAGCTCTGGAGTCGGCTCACGACCACTGGCGTTTGACGGCGAGAAGATAAGCTGTAGCCTTCTACGCACGTTAAGGTACTGATGGCGCACCTCGTCCTCGCCACTGACTCCGTCTGGGATGTTAGTGGGTACACTTTCCGGGGGCCGTGCCCGCTTGTGCACCTTGCGCCGAATTCGTACCCCAGGCAGAGCAGTGAACAGGCACGGCAACGCCAGGATCACCAACAGCCCAAGGGCCGCGCGGTTCGGCATGGCGGCACGGGGACGCAGCAGCCCACGTACGTTTATATGGCGAAATGCATTCGCACGCCATGTATCATCATCGCAAAGCATTTAAGCAATACGAAAAACCTAGGCCGAACACTTTTGCCGCCGATTTTGGAGACGGACATATCGCAACTGTGGTGACATATTCTCAGTGGTCCTATTAACCGGACACGGCAGGCTTCGATTCCGCAATTATATGTGCTCTAATGTTATTTATTGAAACGTTAGTGAAATTTATTTAAAGGGGTCATGAAACCATACTTTTGCAATGCAACTCTTCATCTCACCATCTTCTGTGTTCATCAAATGACCACAATGTAAATTATGAATGAATTTCATGGTATTGTAGTGGACAGTACTCATAGAGCCCGGCGGTGGAAGAAGAAGACATTGAACTAGTGCCATCGGGCATATTTTTGAAACCATTTGATTACCATGTTAgactgatcgttctccctccccttcatatctttcttttatttcttatctattataaaatttttactatttctttttctttttataccCGGTTTTCTTCAGATTTTTTCTCCACACACAAAACGCTTACTTTTTAAAATCTAAcgttcaaattgttaactcccttgttttgtgtttttgttaTACACCTAATTTAACCACCTGATTCAGGGCCAATCCCCCCGTGGGTATGCGGCACTACCACTTaggacaacaacaacatcagGCATACAAGCTTGACAATGGTAACCGCGACATCAACGCAGTCATCTGTTTAATAAATGGCAATTCTTTGTGGCCCTTCTGTTCCTACAAGTTGGTGACCACAGACATGATACCACATCACAACTGTATACGTCTACCAAGTTTCTGCTCGACGCCATGGAACCGGCCGCCAAACAACGGCATCTTGAAGAAAACGGAACGTCTTCCGTCGCTGCACAGAAACTTCCCGATTTCTTGCCCTCGGACTGTGAAGTCTGGTTCGTCCACATCAAGGCGCAGTTTCACCGTCACCGAGAAACATCTCAGGCGGCCAAGTACGACAATGTCGTGAGTGCGCTTAACCTGACCACTGTAGCTTTGGTCCGCAACATTTTGCTAGCTCCTCTGCCCGATGATCAGTACGATACCCTTAAGCAGGAGTTACTACGGCACACCACCGACTCCGAGTCAGGACGGATTCAACAACTCCTCCCATCGGAGGAACTTGGCGACAGAAAACTGACAGAGCTACTTCCCCCACATGACACACCAGTCCATTATCAGCGGACTTGAAAATCCTTCTAGAGCTCTTTCTCCAGCGAACCAGGTATGCATGATTTTATGTGCCTCACTGCTACAACATCTGTCAAGGCCTTAGCGATGATGGCAGACCAGATGACAGATTCTTTCTATTCTATAATACCCACTGTTGACCATAGTAATGCACCCGTTGCAACACAACCCCAGTTACAGCAGCACTTTGACGAACCCAACAGTTCAGGCATGCACCTTGCTGCGCAAGTAGAGGAGCTAACTAACCAGTTGGCAGCCTTACGCTTTCGGGCAAATAACAATCAGCAGCGGCATTGCTGGCATGACCAAAACGTGTCACGCCCTCAGTCTCCCATTATTTGTTGGTATCACGCCAGATATGGCACTCGCGCACGGCAATACCGTTCGCCTTGCAACTTTCCGGGAAACAGTCGGGCCATTCACTGATGACAGCTAGTGCTACTGGCTCTACATCAAGCCGTCTCTTCTACGTCACCGACCGTGTCACGAAAGTCCGCTATCTTGTAGACACTGGTGCGGAAATTTGTGTCATTCCCCCTACTTTTCAAGATCGCAGAAGACATTGCCATGACGTGTATTTTCTCACTGCCGTCAACGGTTCCAACATTAAAACGTACTGCCAGAAATCTGTCACTCTTGACCTTGGTCTGCGACGCCTTTTTCGATGGCTATTCACCGTTGCCGACATCTGCAGGCCGATTATCGGCGCTGATTTTCTGCGGAAGTTTAACCTTCGTCGACCTCCACAACTGTCGCCTTCTTGGCTCCTCAACAAACCTGTCCCTACAAGGTATCACCATGTCTGCACAACCTTTGTGTGTCGTACAAGCACACACCCAGGTACTGAAACCGTGGTGCACCATCCTGCTGGAATTTCCAGAGCTGTTCAAACTACCCTCGCCAGATCTTCCAACACTGCACACATCACGCACCACATTATGACTAAAGGACCACCAGTATACGCCCGACCACGCCGCTTAGCACCAGACTGTCTGAAAATTGCAAAGCAAGAATTAAAACACATGCTCAAGTTAAGCTTCGTTCGTccttctgctagcccttggtcatctGCTTTGCATACGTTGCCCAAGAAGACGGGTGATTAGCAACCGTGGGGTGATTACTGCACCTTAAACAAAGTGACTATTATCGATAGGTACCCTATACCTCACATCCACGATTTCACCGCATTGCTTCATGGGTGCTGCATATTTAGCAAGGTGGATCTAGTAAAAGCCTCCCATCAGATTCCTGTCAAGCCTTCCAACATTCCTAAAACTGCAATCATTACACCTTTTGGCATGTTTGAATACGTGCGCATGCCATTCAGCTTCTGTAATGCCGCTCAAACATTTCAGCGGTTCGTCGATCAAGTACTCCATGGCCTGACTTGTTGCTTATCTATGTAGCCGCGACATCAACGCAGTCATCTGTTTAATCAATGTTAATTCTTTGTGGGCCTTCTGTACTTACAGTAtcattatttattaatttatttcatttatttgtgaACGCCTTGGTAGCCTCGCTGTATCTTGTACGCATTCAAAAAGCCGACATTCGggttcgcctcacgcgattgtcTAGGCTGGGCCTGATATTGCGTACTGGGTCAATCTAGGCCAACCGCATGAGGCGAaaccgaacgtcggcttttcgaatgCGTACAGATAGGCTGACGTCATATAGGCCTCGGCCAGGTCCTCACGTTGTCTGGTTGTTTGGCGAGAAACACCAACAATGTACGCTTTGCTGAAAATAAATAACCTAACTTGACAATGCTTACATATATGGTCAACTGTTTACTCATGTCACTCAGAGAAGCACCAATGATACACTTCATCCGTAGGACATCCAAATCATGTCCAAATGTCCGCCCAATGAAAACACTCCATCCGCAGGACATCCCTATCGTGTCATAATGTCCGTGCACCATTTTGGATGCAAATAGGACATCTGCCGGACGTGCAGCTTCGAACATCCTACCAAGGATTTCCCAAGAATCTCGCACATGGGCCTGTTTCGGATATTCTATCACGGATGTTCCAAGGTTATTCCATACGGACCTTTTTTGGCATGCACAtacttttccgagcgtgaaggaagcctgcgaatacatgcaaagtacCTTCAGCGGCCAGTCGCATGGCAATACTGCatatttgtgggcttctttcaggcttggaaaaacacttttatgtagcacatattg
This Dermacentor albipictus isolate Rhodes 1998 colony chromosome 1, USDA_Dalb.pri_finalv2, whole genome shotgun sequence DNA region includes the following protein-coding sequences:
- the LOC135915204 gene encoding uncharacterized protein, whose translation is MRTAGGPRLLLLLLLLQTAALANGRPQESLVGHASQHQELAVVSGRSLVPVRTLEGDVAWVEARFLNETHMRSFKHQAKPFALVEKVSIIMPVLTFLVPFLVWMFCMVICLHRSHQRHSYY